One window of Quercus robur chromosome 5, dhQueRobu3.1, whole genome shotgun sequence genomic DNA carries:
- the LOC126728275 gene encoding uncharacterized protein LOC126728275 translates to MSNANSKALNAIFCGVSPNEFHRISHITVAKEAWQILETTYEGTKKVKDTKLQMLTTRFEELRMNEDESFDFFYSNLNEVVISKFNLGEKMEDSKVVRKILCSLPESFHAKVTAIEASKDLDEIKVQELIGSLQTYELSLPNQRKSKSLALKTINERVEAHGSSDEDVVEKDVAYLAKNFRKFLKFKNNAEEDEDTTGLQENYNSLLEKSGEYARVAKAAVKKMKKVEEDYRSLLVRYKEAKCEIEMLNGELTEAYTNTFYDKTGLGYTGESSSAVNISKEVKFVKAKESVVIASTVVKANVEKKKNVTDQRVLNKPRNQFVVRSKASAKSLPRSQRGPRANHVCHHCGLHGHTRPNCHKLRALRNASDQRSRRPRNDKRT, encoded by the exons ATGTCAAATGCTAATAGCAAAGCACTTAACgcaattttttgtggtgtgtcccCAAATGAGTTCCATCGGATTTCACATATCACcgttgccaaggaagcatggcAAATTTTGGAGACCACTTATGAGGGTACAAAGAAAGTTAAGGACACAAAGCTACAGATGTTGACTACCCGGTTTGAAGAGCTTAGGATGAacgaggatgagtcttttgactttTTCTATAGTAATCTAAATGAAGTGGTCATCAGCAAGTttaatttgggagagaaaatggaggactcGAAAGTTGTACGAAAAATTCTTTGTTCATTGCCAGAGAGCTTCCATGCAAAGGTGACTGCAATTGAGgcgagcaaggaccttgatgaaatcaaagtccaagagctgattGGTTCTCTCCAAACGTATGAGCTTTCATTACCGaatcaaagaaagagcaaatcaTTGGCTCTTAAGACGATAAATGAAAGGGTAGAAGCTCATGGCTCATCGGATGAGGATGTAGTCGAAAAGGATGTTGCCTACCTTGCAAAGAATTTCcgcaaatttctaaagttcaagaata atgctgaagaagatgaagatacaACTGGTCTTCAAGAGAACTACAATTCACTACTTGAGAAGTCAGGAGAAtatgcaagggtggccaaggcagctgtgaaaaagatgaagaaagttGAAGAGGACTATAGAAGTCTTCTAGTGAGATATAAAgaggccaagtgtgagatagaGATGCTAAATGGTGAGCTAACCGAAGCTTACACCAAT ACCTTCTACGACAAAACCGGATTAGGATACACTGGAGAAAGTAGTTCAGCTGTGAACatctccaaagaagtgaagtttgtgaaggccaaagagtCGGTTGTAATTGCCTCTACTGTTGTAAAGGCAAatgttgagaagaagaagaatgtgacTGACCAACGGGTGTTGAACAAGCCCCGTAATCAATTCGTGGTCAGGTCTAAAGCCAGTGCAAAATCTCTTCCACGATcgcaaagaggtcctagagcaaACCATGTGTGTCATCACTGTGGACTTCATGGGCACACCCGACCCAATTGTCATAAGCTGAGAGCATTGAGGAATGCAAGTGATCAAAGATCAAGAAGgccaagaaatgacaagaggacttag